One Shewanella sp. MR-4 DNA window includes the following coding sequences:
- a CDS encoding diguanylate cyclase, producing the protein MSLEESLEQLKRQYLHALPDKKKQIITLWISLRKNWQSHMLSAVYREVHNLKGSCETFGLTDTKEIVDKLELLLKNLLDSPAPALNVIKSLDTLFHQLLQNNLRGEPAAPVVEAQMQHSPYKPTKARHEYRIAIIEDDNNVGAMITKQLHEFGFNVQHFLNFTDFLEIQNTSPFDLILLDLILPDYTEEALFTAATEFEKHNTRVFVLSSRGDFEMRLLAIRANVSEYFVKPAETTLLVRKIHQWLKMSEKQPLKILLVDDQQSMVDYFSSLLRSHGLMVKGMTKPEQVLPTLEQFEPDLFIFDLYMPDVNGLELAKMIRQLDKYSSSPILVLSSDDTMQNKVSIIQAGSDDLISKQTAPSLFVTQVISRAQRGHDIRSSASRDSLTGLLNHTQILVAARRCFNLAKRINSSVCIAMLDLDHFKQVNDTYGHSGGDKVLLAFAHLLQQSLRPVDFMGRYGGEEFMLVLPDLPAPLAIAKLNAIRESFSHIVFVEDAAEFKVTLSGGLAFSAECGEFQDCLLLADKNLYEAKRTGRNRLITNLIK; encoded by the coding sequence ATGAGTCTTGAAGAATCCTTAGAACAACTAAAACGTCAGTACTTACATGCACTACCCGATAAGAAGAAACAAATTATCACCCTGTGGATCTCGCTACGGAAAAACTGGCAGAGCCATATGCTGTCGGCGGTCTACCGTGAAGTCCATAACTTAAAAGGCTCCTGCGAAACTTTTGGCTTGACCGACACCAAAGAGATTGTCGATAAACTTGAGCTGCTGTTAAAGAATTTACTCGATTCGCCAGCTCCAGCGCTGAATGTGATCAAAAGCTTAGATACCCTCTTTCACCAACTGCTGCAAAATAACCTCCGTGGCGAGCCAGCGGCCCCCGTGGTTGAAGCGCAAATGCAGCACAGTCCCTATAAGCCGACAAAAGCACGGCACGAGTATCGAATTGCAATTATTGAGGATGACAATAATGTCGGGGCGATGATAACCAAGCAGCTGCATGAGTTTGGCTTTAATGTGCAGCACTTTTTAAATTTCACCGACTTCCTCGAAATTCAAAATACCTCGCCCTTCGATTTGATTCTATTAGATCTCATCTTGCCCGATTATACCGAAGAGGCCTTATTTACCGCGGCGACCGAGTTTGAGAAACACAATACCCGTGTATTTGTTCTCTCTTCCCGCGGTGATTTTGAGATGCGACTGCTGGCGATCCGTGCCAATGTCAGCGAGTATTTTGTTAAACCCGCCGAAACCACCCTACTGGTACGCAAGATCCACCAGTGGCTCAAAATGTCAGAAAAACAGCCGCTTAAAATTTTGCTGGTGGACGATCAGCAATCCATGGTCGATTATTTTTCCAGTCTGCTTCGCAGTCATGGGCTGATGGTGAAAGGCATGACCAAACCCGAGCAAGTGCTGCCGACCCTAGAGCAATTTGAGCCAGATCTGTTTATTTTCGATTTGTATATGCCCGATGTGAATGGTTTAGAGCTGGCAAAAATGATCCGCCAATTAGATAAATACAGCTCAAGCCCTATCCTAGTGCTCAGCTCCGACGACACTATGCAGAACAAAGTCAGCATCATTCAGGCGGGTTCCGACGATTTAATCTCGAAACAAACCGCACCGAGTTTATTCGTGACGCAAGTGATTTCCCGCGCCCAGCGTGGCCATGATATTCGAAGCTCCGCCAGCCGCGATAGCTTAACGGGTCTGCTTAATCACACCCAGATCCTCGTTGCTGCCCGCCGCTGTTTTAACCTCGCCAAACGCATCAACTCCTCGGTGTGCATTGCTATGCTGGACTTAGATCACTTTAAACAAGTGAATGATACCTATGGGCATTCTGGCGGCGACAAAGTGCTATTAGCCTTTGCTCATTTGTTGCAGCAATCCCTGCGCCCCGTGGATTTTATGGGTCGTTACGGCGGCGAAGAATTTATGTTGGTCTTACCCGATCTGCCCGCCCCCTTAGCCATTGCTAAGCTTAATGCTATTCGCGAGAGCTTTAGCCATATTGTGTTTGTTGAAGATGCCGCCGAATTTAAAGTCACCTTAAGCGGAGGGTTAGCCTTCTCGGCCGAATGCGGCGAGTTTCAAGATTGTTTATTACTAGCGGATAAAAATCTGTATGAGGCAAAACGTACTGGACGTAACCGTTTGATCACTAACTTAATAAAATAA
- a CDS encoding SRPBCC family protein, with protein sequence MPNNTGTVTLHRVLRAPAALVYKAFTDKAALERWLPPCGFVGTIHEFELAVGSGYSMSFTQFATGHSHSFKVVYNELIPNTLIRHTDQFDDEHLPGGMQVTIELTEVSCGTSLQITQEGIPAVIPEEMCYLGWQESLLQLAALVEAKTE encoded by the coding sequence ATGCCCAATAACACAGGTACAGTGACGTTACATCGGGTGCTACGTGCGCCAGCGGCGTTAGTCTACAAGGCGTTTACCGATAAAGCGGCCCTAGAGCGTTGGTTACCACCTTGCGGCTTTGTGGGAACGATTCATGAGTTTGAATTAGCCGTTGGGTCAGGGTATTCCATGAGCTTTACCCAATTTGCGACCGGACACAGTCACTCCTTTAAGGTGGTCTATAACGAGCTTATCCCCAACACACTTATCCGCCATACCGACCAGTTTGATGATGAACATCTGCCTGGGGGGATGCAGGTGACTATTGAGTTAACCGAGGTTTCCTGCGGTACCAGTTTGCAGATCACGCAGGAGGGCATTCCTGCCGTGATCCCAGAGGAGATGTGTTACTTAGGTTGGCAGGAATCATTACTGCAACTTGCGGCTTTGGTAGAAGCGAAAACAGAATGA
- a CDS encoding ABC-F family ATPase — MISTANITMQFGPEPLFENISAKFGNGNRYGLIGANGCGKSTFMKILSGALAPTSGNVSITPGLKVGTLSQDQFAFEQYTVIDAVIMGDTQLWKIKQERDAIYAKPDMTEEDGMRVGDLESEFAEMDGYSAESRAGEILIEAGIEESFHYGPMSQVAPGWKLRVLLAQALFANPDILLLDEPTNNLDIHTISWLETELNKRKCTMIIISHDRHFLNAVCTHMADIDYGELRIYPGNYEYFLEQSALQREQLLSSNAKKSAEIEELQDFVNRFGANASKAKLASSRAKRMDKIKLDEVKSSSRIAPSIRFAPGKKMHRQALVLENLAHGFDGELLFEGGDLILEAGAKLAIIGENGVGKTTLLRCLVNELIHNQGVIKWSENASIGYCPQDSTSDFDNDLTIIEWMDQWRQPKHNDLMVRAMLGRLLFTEDDANKKAKNCSGGEKNRLIFGKLMMQDINVIIMDEPTNHMDMEAIESLNNALKDFEGTLIFVSHDREFVSSLATRIIDIRDRKLVNFQGTFDEYLANLASA; from the coding sequence TTGATCTCTACCGCAAATATCACCATGCAATTCGGCCCAGAGCCATTATTTGAAAATATCTCGGCAAAATTTGGCAACGGCAACCGTTATGGTTTGATTGGCGCAAACGGCTGCGGCAAATCGACTTTTATGAAGATCTTAAGTGGCGCCCTCGCCCCAACCTCAGGCAATGTGTCTATCACGCCGGGTTTAAAGGTCGGCACCCTAAGCCAAGATCAATTCGCCTTCGAACAATACACAGTTATCGATGCGGTAATCATGGGCGATACCCAGCTGTGGAAAATCAAGCAAGAGCGTGATGCTATTTATGCCAAACCCGATATGACCGAGGAAGATGGCATGCGTGTGGGCGATCTCGAGAGTGAATTCGCCGAAATGGACGGCTACAGCGCCGAGAGCCGCGCGGGCGAAATCTTGATTGAAGCCGGTATCGAAGAGTCCTTCCACTATGGCCCTATGTCACAGGTTGCACCCGGTTGGAAACTGCGCGTACTGTTAGCCCAAGCCCTGTTTGCTAACCCCGATATTCTGCTGCTCGACGAGCCCACCAACAACTTGGATATTCACACCATCAGTTGGCTCGAAACTGAGCTGAATAAGCGCAAATGCACCATGATCATCATTTCCCACGACAGACACTTCTTAAATGCTGTCTGTACCCATATGGCGGATATCGATTACGGTGAACTGCGAATTTACCCTGGCAACTACGAATACTTCCTCGAGCAATCGGCTCTGCAGCGCGAACAACTGCTGTCGAGCAACGCCAAGAAGAGCGCCGAAATTGAAGAACTACAGGACTTCGTTAACCGCTTCGGGGCTAACGCCTCTAAGGCAAAACTCGCCAGCTCACGCGCCAAGCGCATGGACAAAATTAAGCTGGATGAGGTCAAATCCTCCAGCCGTATCGCGCCATCGATTCGCTTCGCGCCGGGCAAAAAGATGCACCGTCAGGCATTGGTGCTTGAGAACCTCGCCCACGGTTTTGATGGCGAATTATTATTCGAAGGCGGCGATTTAATCCTCGAAGCCGGTGCAAAGCTTGCGATTATCGGCGAGAACGGCGTAGGTAAAACAACTTTATTACGCTGTTTAGTCAATGAGTTAATCCATAATCAAGGCGTGATTAAGTGGTCCGAAAACGCTTCCATTGGTTACTGCCCGCAGGACAGCACTAGCGACTTCGATAATGATTTGACTATTATTGAATGGATGGACCAATGGCGTCAGCCAAAACATAACGACTTGATGGTGCGAGCCATGTTAGGTCGTTTGCTGTTTACCGAAGATGATGCCAACAAAAAAGCGAAAAACTGCTCAGGCGGTGAGAAAAACCGTTTAATTTTCGGCAAGTTAATGATGCAAGATATCAACGTCATCATTATGGACGAACCGACTAACCATATGGATATGGAAGCGATTGAATCCTTAAATAATGCCCTCAAAGATTTTGAAGGCACATTGATTTTCGTTAGCCACGACCGCGAATTCGTGTCCTCGTTAGCGACCCGCATTATCGATATTCGGGATAGAAAATTGGTCAACTTCCAAGGGACCTTTGATGAGTATCTGGCAAACCTTGCCAGTGCATAA
- the cheD gene encoding chemoreceptor glutamine deamidase CheD: protein MPKPNIEYPVIEPNRYFDHHFGCDAVKILPGEFYATRDQTMIVTVLGSCVSVCLSDPELKIGGMNHFLLPSDNGNCSGILADSARYGVYAMELLINELLKLGARRRALVAKVFGGGNMLNGITTHNIGERNSEFVLEYLQLEQIPILAADLLDYYPRKVYFFPATGLVKVRKIRTMHNSTIMDRESEYRLRIRNLPSGGDVELFGD, encoded by the coding sequence GTGCCAAAGCCGAATATTGAATACCCTGTTATTGAGCCGAATCGCTATTTTGATCATCATTTTGGCTGTGATGCGGTTAAAATTCTGCCGGGGGAGTTTTACGCCACACGGGACCAAACCATGATAGTCACAGTGTTAGGCTCATGTGTGTCCGTTTGCCTCTCCGATCCTGAATTAAAAATTGGGGGGATGAACCATTTTCTATTGCCGAGTGACAACGGCAATTGTTCGGGAATATTAGCAGATTCAGCTCGTTACGGTGTGTACGCCATGGAGTTATTGATCAACGAGCTGCTCAAACTCGGTGCTAGGCGCCGTGCCTTGGTCGCTAAAGTGTTTGGTGGTGGAAATATGCTTAACGGGATCACCACCCATAATATCGGCGAGCGTAATTCGGAGTTTGTGCTCGAATATTTGCAGCTTGAGCAAATCCCGATACTGGCCGCAGACTTACTCGATTATTATCCTCGAAAGGTATATTTTTTTCCGGCGACAGGTTTAGTAAAAGTTAGAAAAATCAGAACAATGCATAATAGCACCATTATGGACAGGGAAAGTGAGTATCGCCTAAGGATCAGGAATTTGCCGAGCGGCGGTGATGTGGAACTCTTTGGTGACTAA
- a CDS encoding phytase: protein MTTAFTQISAIALTLGLISAPLSALAQPVSAQAYKGSQAQALLFNNDNNAVIPAVDWLWVSEKQGLMRQSMPSADKTPLPAAKTLVKGEFELLAFSDPYALTLDRRADRIRPIMIKQIEGKVATNVLPLLPMASFEINWICIQPRPQDGNIYAWFGGEDGYSEQWLLGDAGHFMPKKLRSQAIPVNSTSCAIDGDKLLVSEPEAGVWQFDASPFADNSAKLVLAALNNDIAGMQVIDGKLLLSDKKGAITLDKQAIANYDLGKVQGFSGYLSGTSTNKAIQFALYDDKTDQYLFSQAVLPKDLSQSNNESSDNIIEIPAWVESAPSDRPGDTMDDPAIWVHPTQPEKSLVLGTNKRWGLLSFNMRGEQVQALPSGRINNVDLRQQVMLGGKKRDIAVATLRDNDSLAFYEIDAEGKLNEYSNQATNMVDIYGLCLYQDADTLYVFANEKSGRIAQYRVDWQANGPSIALVRDIHTPSQVEGCVVDEAQHALFIGEEDKGIWRFNAKANGGTQGELIIKAEGDLVPDVEGISLYQGATIHGKKQDLLVVSSQGDNSYLLYQAQPPYAQLGKFRIGMNLNGMENGRETSIDASSETDGLAVTHLSVGTGAWQQGMLVVQDGHNHLPDNNQSFKWLPWRSIVEKLSLN from the coding sequence ATGACAACAGCATTTACCCAAATTAGTGCCATAGCACTGACCTTAGGCCTTATCAGTGCGCCCTTGAGCGCCTTAGCTCAACCCGTCTCAGCCCAAGCTTATAAAGGCAGCCAAGCCCAAGCCTTGCTGTTTAACAACGATAACAACGCAGTAATCCCTGCAGTCGATTGGCTGTGGGTGAGTGAAAAGCAAGGTTTGATGCGACAAAGCATGCCAAGCGCAGATAAAACGCCCCTGCCCGCCGCGAAAACCTTAGTTAAGGGTGAGTTTGAGCTGTTAGCCTTTAGCGATCCCTATGCTTTAACGCTCGATCGCCGCGCCGATCGCATTCGCCCTATCATGATCAAACAGATAGAAGGCAAAGTCGCGACCAATGTATTGCCATTGCTGCCGATGGCATCGTTTGAAATCAATTGGATCTGCATTCAGCCAAGGCCGCAGGATGGCAATATCTATGCGTGGTTTGGCGGCGAAGACGGTTATAGCGAGCAATGGCTGTTAGGCGATGCCGGACACTTTATGCCGAAAAAGCTGCGCAGTCAGGCGATTCCCGTCAACAGCACCAGCTGCGCCATCGATGGCGACAAACTGCTAGTCAGTGAGCCAGAAGCCGGTGTCTGGCAATTTGATGCCAGCCCCTTTGCCGACAATAGCGCTAAGTTGGTTCTCGCCGCACTCAATAATGATATCGCGGGCATGCAAGTCATCGATGGCAAGTTATTGTTAAGCGATAAAAAAGGCGCCATTACCTTAGATAAACAGGCTATTGCGAACTACGACTTAGGGAAGGTACAGGGATTCAGTGGTTATCTAAGCGGAACCAGCACCAACAAGGCAATCCAGTTTGCTCTCTATGATGATAAAACCGATCAGTACTTATTTAGCCAAGCAGTCTTACCTAAAGACCTGAGTCAATCAAATAACGAGTCTAGCGATAATATTATCGAAATCCCTGCTTGGGTTGAAAGCGCGCCATCCGATAGGCCCGGCGATACCATGGACGACCCTGCGATTTGGGTGCATCCAACTCAACCAGAAAAAAGCCTAGTGCTTGGCACCAACAAACGTTGGGGACTCTTGAGCTTTAATATGCGTGGCGAGCAGGTTCAAGCCCTGCCATCGGGGCGTATCAATAACGTCGATCTGCGCCAGCAAGTGATGCTGGGCGGTAAAAAACGCGATATCGCGGTGGCGACCTTAAGAGATAACGACAGCCTCGCCTTCTATGAAATCGACGCTGAAGGGAAGCTCAACGAGTATTCCAATCAAGCCACCAATATGGTGGATATTTATGGTCTGTGCCTGTATCAAGATGCCGATACCCTGTATGTGTTCGCCAATGAAAAGTCTGGCCGCATCGCCCAATACCGCGTCGATTGGCAGGCAAATGGCCCAAGTATCGCGCTGGTGCGCGATATTCATACTCCAAGCCAAGTCGAAGGTTGTGTGGTCGATGAGGCTCAGCACGCGCTATTTATCGGTGAAGAGGACAAAGGCATTTGGCGCTTTAATGCCAAGGCCAATGGCGGCACCCAAGGCGAACTCATCATTAAAGCCGAGGGCGACTTAGTCCCTGATGTCGAAGGGATTTCACTCTACCAAGGCGCAACTATTCACGGTAAAAAGCAGGATCTGCTGGTGGTCTCCAGCCAAGGCGATAACAGCTACTTGCTGTATCAGGCGCAGCCGCCCTACGCCCAATTAGGCAAATTCCGCATTGGAATGAACCTTAACGGGATGGAAAATGGCCGTGAAACCAGTATCGATGCGAGCAGTGAAACCGATGGCTTAGCCGTGACTCACTTAAGCGTCGGCACGGGAGCTTGGCAACAGGGAATGCTAGTAGTACAGGATGGGCATAATCATTTACCCGATAATAATCAATCCTTTAAATGGCTGCCTTGGCGCAGTATTGTCGAGAAGTTATCGCTTAACTGA
- a CDS encoding protein-glutamate methylesterase/protein-glutamine glutaminase: MTIKVLVVDDSALIRNLLGQMIEADSELSLVGMAADAYMAKDMVNQHRPDVITLDIEMPKVDGLTFLDRLMKARPTAVVMISSLTEEGADATFNALALGAVDFIPKPKLDSPQDFNEYQDLILEKIKSAAHAKLKTQRAAPAVVVQPSHKPALSSRVINTQLVAIGASTGGTEAILSLLQQFPAVMPPIVITQHMPPGFTRTFAERLNKLTRLNVKQAEDGERLLPCYVYIAPGDQHLEVIKVGGSFKTRLTQGDKVSGHRPSVDVLFNSVAECAGANTTAAILTGMGKDGADGMALIDEQGGKTFAQGEQSCVVFGMPREAIKRGVIHHVVELPQLADKMLNYLASLKRD; encoded by the coding sequence ATGACGATAAAAGTACTGGTGGTTGATGATTCGGCATTGATCCGTAACTTATTGGGTCAGATGATCGAAGCCGATAGCGAACTTTCCCTAGTTGGCATGGCAGCGGATGCCTACATGGCCAAGGATATGGTCAATCAGCATCGCCCCGATGTGATTACTTTAGATATTGAAATGCCTAAAGTGGATGGCTTGACCTTTTTAGACCGCTTAATGAAGGCTAGACCCACGGCGGTGGTGATGATTTCGTCGTTAACCGAAGAAGGCGCGGACGCTACATTTAACGCGCTCGCCCTCGGGGCGGTGGATTTTATCCCTAAGCCGAAATTAGATTCGCCCCAGGATTTTAATGAATACCAAGATTTAATTTTGGAGAAAATTAAATCAGCCGCCCACGCTAAACTGAAAACCCAACGAGCAGCTCCTGCCGTCGTGGTGCAACCTAGCCATAAACCCGCGCTGAGCAGCCGAGTGATCAACACGCAATTGGTGGCAATTGGCGCCTCTACCGGCGGTACCGAAGCCATTTTGTCGCTGTTACAGCAGTTTCCGGCGGTGATGCCACCGATTGTGATCACCCAACATATGCCACCGGGCTTTACTCGCACCTTTGCTGAGCGGCTAAATAAACTTACCCGTTTGAATGTCAAACAGGCCGAAGATGGTGAACGTTTGCTGCCCTGTTATGTGTATATTGCGCCGGGAGATCAACATTTAGAAGTGATTAAGGTCGGCGGCAGTTTTAAGACCCGTTTGACCCAGGGCGACAAGGTGAGTGGCCATAGACCCTCGGTGGATGTGTTATTTAACTCGGTTGCCGAGTGCGCGGGGGCCAATACTACTGCGGCGATCCTAACTGGCATGGGCAAAGATGGCGCCGATGGGATGGCGTTAATCGATGAACAGGGCGGTAAAACCTTTGCGCAGGGGGAACAGAGCTGCGTCGTATTTGGCATGCCAAGGGAAGCGATCAAACGCGGCGTTATCCATCATGTCGTCGAACTGCCACAACTGGCGGATAAGATGCTCAATTATTTAGCCTCGCTTAAGCGAGACTAA
- a CDS encoding CheR family methyltransferase gives MSEHQPLGKEFVFTAAHFNTVKTRLYQFAGIKLADSKDAMVYSRLVRRIRALKLAGFTAYFEYLQAHESEHQEFINALTTNQTAFFREPHHFEILKQYLQAHPHTKRIWCAASSTGEEPYSIAMVVAEHFGRFNTPIEIIASDIDSGVLKKAQLGIYPIERIEAVSAERKKAFFQRGRGAQQGNVRVVPELKQMLQFTRLNLVDEFWSIKMPIDVIFCRNVMIYFDKTTQESILKHMMLSLADDGLYIAGHSENFNMFPQIIKPVGNTTYKAVKGA, from the coding sequence TTGAGCGAACATCAACCTCTAGGGAAAGAGTTTGTTTTTACGGCGGCGCACTTTAATACGGTGAAAACTCGGCTGTACCAATTTGCCGGCATTAAGTTGGCCGACAGTAAAGACGCCATGGTGTACAGCCGTTTAGTCCGGCGGATAAGGGCGCTCAAGTTAGCGGGATTTACCGCGTATTTTGAGTATTTGCAGGCGCATGAGAGTGAACATCAGGAGTTTATTAATGCGCTAACCACTAATCAGACGGCGTTCTTTCGCGAGCCCCATCACTTTGAGATCCTAAAACAATATTTGCAGGCCCATCCGCACACTAAAAGGATCTGGTGTGCGGCCAGTAGCACGGGGGAGGAACCTTACTCCATTGCTATGGTGGTCGCGGAGCATTTCGGCCGCTTCAACACACCCATCGAAATCATTGCTTCGGACATCGACAGCGGCGTACTGAAAAAGGCGCAACTGGGTATTTATCCTATCGAGCGTATCGAGGCGGTAAGTGCCGAGCGCAAGAAAGCGTTTTTTCAGCGGGGGCGCGGGGCACAACAAGGCAATGTGCGCGTGGTGCCAGAGCTCAAACAGATGCTGCAGTTTACCCGGCTCAACTTAGTCGATGAGTTTTGGTCAATCAAGATGCCTATCGATGTGATTTTTTGTCGAAACGTGATGATTTATTTCGATAAAACCACGCAGGAAAGCATTCTTAAACACATGATGCTTTCCCTTGCCGATGATGGACTCTACATCGCAGGCCATTCGGAGAACTTTAATATGTTCCCCCAGATTATTAAGCCAGTGGGCAATACAACCTACAAGGCGGTAAAGGGAGCTTGA
- a CDS encoding DUF1570 domain-containing protein, protein MESRTKRIFVTLFSMAIIALLVDYFHYQGRWSRIEASHLLADILEPIHRNCSVNQWDWCSASAEITPTMSQTTSRNVDNESHQMDYGGCDDLVIKQAEEALQSRGIYTWVDEKGLTHFSYSSHAIKDSQLTHYTEPQYSFELKIDSLATTPPPFFRDRLSATIKDIDSIYRKYLPKRQLHPVKVNLMLAGNLSAYNKLKAMYASQVGASQGFYSGQHNLAAVWHREDSQAFRTAIHESVHVMNAGQFGGTPRWLNEGLAEYFESSEFLETVELNTRYESIINNNTRKKSNMIFVDDRAPLSMGLVELLSSEQDWQGQKQDALYQHSHSFVRFLFQHKNGKQLLRKLFEHLSAQRCENKNVDEILASYPGGLNQLNRDWLGWRQR, encoded by the coding sequence ATGGAAAGCCGCACAAAGCGTATTTTTGTAACGTTATTTTCAATGGCCATTATTGCTTTGCTAGTCGATTATTTTCACTATCAAGGTCGATGGAGCCGAATTGAGGCTAGTCATCTATTGGCAGACATTCTGGAGCCCATTCACCGCAATTGTTCTGTGAATCAATGGGATTGGTGCAGTGCATCAGCAGAGATCACTCCCACAATGAGTCAAACAACATCTCGGAATGTGGATAATGAGTCACATCAAATGGATTATGGTGGATGTGATGACTTAGTTATAAAACAAGCGGAAGAGGCTCTGCAAAGTAGAGGAATATATACTTGGGTTGATGAAAAAGGGCTGACACATTTCTCCTATAGTAGCCATGCAATTAAGGATAGTCAGCTGACACATTACACCGAGCCTCAATATAGTTTTGAGTTGAAGATAGATTCATTGGCGACAACTCCTCCACCATTTTTTCGAGATCGCCTCAGCGCAACGATTAAAGACATTGATAGTATTTACCGAAAATACTTACCCAAACGCCAACTTCATCCCGTTAAGGTCAACTTAATGTTGGCTGGAAACCTGTCTGCTTATAACAAATTAAAGGCAATGTATGCTTCGCAAGTAGGAGCAAGCCAAGGATTTTACTCCGGTCAACATAATCTGGCAGCCGTATGGCATCGTGAAGACTCACAAGCATTTAGAACCGCAATCCATGAGAGTGTTCATGTGATGAACGCCGGACAATTTGGTGGTACGCCTCGCTGGTTAAATGAAGGACTTGCAGAGTACTTTGAATCTTCAGAATTCTTAGAGACCGTTGAGTTAAATACTCGCTATGAATCAATTATTAACAATAACACTCGGAAGAAGTCGAATATGATTTTTGTGGATGATAGAGCTCCTTTATCGATGGGACTTGTTGAACTACTTAGTTCAGAACAAGATTGGCAAGGACAGAAGCAAGATGCGCTCTATCAACATTCTCACAGCTTTGTTCGCTTTCTGTTTCAGCATAAAAATGGCAAACAGTTATTAAGGAAATTATTTGAGCACCTTAGTGCTCAGCGTTGTGAAAATAAGAATGTTGATGAAATACTCGCTTCCTATCCCGGCGGGCTCAATCAATTGAATCGAGATTGGCTGGGGTGGAGGCAACGATAG